A stretch of DNA from Dokdonia sp. PRO95:
ACCACATCTTCAAAACTGGCATTCATCCCTTGCCCATAAAATGGAACAATGGCGTGTGCCGCATCTCCTAGTATACACGTTTTTCCAAAAGCGCTCCACGGGTGGCATTTTATAGTACCTAGCGGCCCTACAGGATTTTCTTCATACTCTTTTACCAGTTCTGGCATCATAGGGATAGCGTCTGGAAACTGTCTTGTAAAGTATTCTGTAATTGCAGCTGGACTATCTAGCGATGCAAAACTATCTGGTGCATCTTCATAATCTATAAATAGCGTTACGGTAAAACTCCCATCTAGGTTAGGTAAAGCAATGATCATATCTCGACCACGTGGCCAGATGTGTAAGGCATTTTTTTCAGTGCGGTAACCGCCATTTTCGGCAGGAGGGAAGGTGAGTTCCTTATAACCGTGACCTAAGTAATCTTGCGAGAAGCTGAATAAAAAGTCGCGACTCATATACATACTCTTACGCACTGCAGATCCTGCACCATCTGCACCTAGAATAATATCTGCAGTGATGGTTTGCTCTTCTTTTGTGTGATAATCTGTAAAGGTTGCCGTAGCATTTTTAAGATCTACGTTTGTACACGCCTGGTTGAAGTGTACTTGTAAGGTATCATACTCATCTGCCGCATTGAGTAGCATAATGTTGAGGTCTGTACGTGAGATAGAATTTATGTATTCATCTGTACGTCCAGAATACGGACTAAAAAGCGTGTTACTTTCTTTGTCGTGCAACATCCTTCCATTCATAGGGATACACAAATCTTTTACTCGATCTTCAAGACCTACGAGACGTATTCCCTTTAAACCTCTGTCTGATAAAGCGAGGTTGATACTTCTACCAGCATCTTGATGTACGGCTCTAAGGTCTGGACGCTTTTCCATCAAGGTGATTTTATAACCACGTTGCGCCATACGTAATGCTAGAAGCGAACCGCAAAGGCCTGCGCCTATAATGAGTATGTGTTCTTGTTTTGCCATATTATATTGTGAGTACTAGTGTGATTTCTCCGTTAGTACTTTTTGAATTTTATTTATTTCTCAAGCACTCCATTTCGTCTGCGACGGCTTTGTCGTTTGGAGTTCCATTTTCGCGTAAGCTAGATACTACAGCAGCGTGATTTTTATCGTTTCTGTTTTGTGACATCTTTTTTACAGCTTCAACACTCGTGATCTCAATCTCAAATGCCACGACGCCGTTTATTTGTCGCAATGTCTTTTCAGAAAGCGCATCCATATCTATTGGATTTTTTTGAGGTGCTTCATACTTATCCATCAATGCTTTGATGGATTTATAAGTGCCTTCCTTATCTAGTAAAAGCACATTACCTCTCACTTGTACGGCCGTATAGTTCCAGGTGGATACTTCTTCAAAATCGTACCAACTAGCCGAAATAAAACTGTGAGGTCCATTAAAAATACAGAGCGCCTCTGCGCCATTGTTGAGGTGAGCAACTTGCTCATTCATTTTTGAGATGTGTGCGTGTATTATTTCGGTGCCGTCTGGGCGTTTTGATAATTCTAAAGGGATGTGTGTTGCACACGATTTTCCGTCAAGATTTGTGACAAGAATCCCAAAAGCATTTTCTTTTAAGAAACTGCGTATCTCCTCTGGGTTTTCATTTTTATAAATCTCAGGGATATACATTACAGTATCTTTTTGAGTCGTTCTACCATTTCAAATACGTCTTGATAACTATTGTAAAGCGGTGCTGGAGCGACGCGTATTACATCTGGCTCACGCCAGTCTGAGATGACTCCTGCTTCGGTGAGTTTTTTGTGCAAACTCTTATCGGCATTTTTTACTTGAATACTTAGTTGACACCCACGTTGCGCTGGATCGCTAGGTGTAATGATAGCGATGTGCTCATTGTTGAGTTCGTTTACTAAGAACTCTAGGTAACCAGTGAGTTTTTCAGATTTTGCACGTATGTTGCTCATACCAGCTTCCTCAAAAATATCTAAGCTCGCCTTTACCGCTGCCATACTGAGGATAGGAGGATTTGATAATTGCCAGCCTTCGGCAGTTGGGATTGGATCAAAGCCTTTGCGCATATTAAAGCGTGTGTCCTTATTTTGTCCCCACCAGCCCGTAAAGCGCTGTATATTTTTATCTGTATGGTGGCGCTCGTGTACAAAGCATCCACCTAGACTTCCTGGGCCGCTGTTGAGGTATTTATAAGTACACCACACGGCAAAATCTGCACCGCTCTCGTGTAAGTCTGGCATAATATTACCCACTCCGTGTGCAAGGTCAAAGCCTACTTTGCTGCCGTTGTTATGACCTAAGTCAGTGATTTTTTTAATAGGGTAGCACTGTCCAGAATAATAGTTTGTGTTACCAATTAAAAGAAGCGCAACGCTGTCGCCGTGTTCTTTTACAAGTGCTTCTAGGTCTTCATAACGGCATAATTCTTCTCCTTCTCGAGGTTGCCATAGTATAAGGCTCGTCTCTGGATCATACCCACGCTGGCGTATCTGACTTTCTACCGCATACTTATCTGACGGGAAAGCATCGCTTTCTATAATTATTTTATGACGTGATGGCGTAGGATTATAAAATGAAACCATCATCAAGTGAAGATTTGTCGTGAGGGTATTCATTATGACTACCTCACTAGGTTTTGCACCTACGATGTGTGCCATAGGTTTTGCGAGTTCCTCGTGATAAGACATCCACGGAGTTTCTTCTTTAAAATGCCCTTCAACACCCAGATCTGCCCAGTCATTGAGTTCTTGCTCGATGTATTGTGCGACAGATTTTGGCTGACAGCCTAGACTGTTTCCGCAGAGGTAGATAAGTTCGTTATCTTCTTTGTCTACTGGTATGTAGAAGTGATTACGGTACTCTTTAAGGGGATCTTTTTCGTCTTGCGCTTTCGCGAAAGCGAGATTATTTTCATACACCATATATGCTGTTTTCTTGAAGAACTATTGCTTGTCTAAAAATAATGATTTTAAGGGAGAAATGTTCATTACAACGGTAGGAAGCGTTTTCAAAAACTACGATAGTTAGGTGAGTGTAATTAAGTTTTTTTTACCGAAGGGAGTTGTGAGTTATTTTAGAAAAAATACATATTATGCACTTACGAGATGTTAGTCTTAGTGCTATTTGTGGCAATACATATCGCGGTTACGCTTTCGCGAAAGCGTAATTAAATCCAACCTATACGCAACATATGTTAACCTTAAACAGACTCTCACAATGGATGGTTTTAAATCTAGTAGTATTATCTATCTTTGCACGCTATGACAAAACAGGCCCTAGATTCATTACAAGCACAAATAGACCTTGGTGAGATGCTTCCGCTTATGGAGGAATTTTATACCATACAAGGAGAAGGATTCCATAAAGGAACAGCAGCTTACTTTATACGAGTAGGTGGTTGTGACGTGGGATGTCACTGGTGTGATGTGAAGGAAAGTTGGGATGCTGCAATACACCCTCCTACAAATGCAAATACCATTGCCGAAAATGCTGCAAAGTATTCAGATACTATTGTGGTAACTGGTGGTGAGCCGCTTATGTGGGATATGAACCCGCTTACTAAAAAATTAAAGTCACTAGGACTTACAACTCACATAGAAACTTCTGGTGCCTACCAGCTTTCTGGTGATTGGGACTGGATATGTCTTTCTCCCAAAAAACGTATGCTGCCTACACAGTCTGTACTAGAAAAAGCAAACGAACTGAAGGTGATTATCTTTAATAAGTCAGATTTTGACTTTGCAGAGAAGCACGCCGCACAAGTGGGTGAGGACTGTATTCTATACTTACAGCCAGAATGGTCTGTGCGTGATAAAATGGTGCCACTCATTGTAGATTATGTGATGAAAAACCCAAAGTGGAAGGTGAGCTTACAGACACATAAGTATTTGAATATACCTTAGTAGGCTTTAGGCTTTAAGCTTTAAGCGATATGCCATAAGCTAGTGATAGTTTTACGGAGATGATGAAGTTGGTAGTCCAACAGTTTCTGTACATCGTTCTTAAAAATTTCAACGCCAAATATCCAGCAACTTTATATTTGCTAACAGCTAATTTTCGCGAAAGCGCATAAAAAAATCCGCTACTTCTCAGTAGCGGATTTTCTATATATTGAGTTTCTTAGAAGCTTATGCTTCTACTTCTTCCTCTTCTTTTTCTTCCTTTAATCCTTTCTTCTGTACTGTGTCAAACATTACAGGAGTTGCGATAAATAGTGAAGAATATGTACCTACGATTACACCTACAATAAGTGCAAACATTAATCCTCTAATAGATGGAGCTCCTAAGAAGAAGATCGCTAGAAGTACGATTAATGTAGTTACAGACGTATTAAGTGTACGGCTTAATGTACTGTTAAGTGCTTGGTTAATTAATTTACCAAATCCTCTAGTAGAACCGTGCTCTTTAATGTACTCACGTATACGGTCAAAAACTACCACGGTATCATTCAGAGAGTACCCAATTACGGTAAGAATAGCCGCAATAAAGTTTTGATCTACCTCCATATCAAATGGCATTATGTTTTTGAATATTGCAAATACACCTAGTACTAACAATACATCGTGGAAAACTGCAGCTACAGCTCCAAGAGAGAATTGCCATCTACGGAAACGTAATAAGATGTATAAGAATACCACAATTAATGAACCGATTACGGCAAAAAGTGCTCCTTTCTTAATATCATCTGCAATAGTAGGACCTACCATATAGTATTCCATTTTACCTACCTGCTTATCATCTGTAGACTTGGCAAAAGCTGCATAGCTCATACCGCTAGGTAAGAATGGTGTAAGTGATGTAAATAGTTGCTGCTCAACCTGAGCATCTATATCTGTACCTGTTTCATCGATACGGTACTTTGTAGTAATCTTTAATTGATTATCTGCTCCAAAAGTTTTTACATCTGCACTTCCAAAATCTGCAACAAGTGCATCTTCTACTTCTTGTGCGTTCATAGGTTGATCAAAACGTACTGTATACGTACGACCTCCTACAAAGTCAATACCTGCGTCAAGACCTCCTGTTAATAAAGCAGCAAGACCTCCTACGATAAGTACTCCAGAGATAGCGTAAGCGATTTTACGTTTTCCTAAGAAGTCTACATTGTTGTTTACAAATAGGTTC
This window harbors:
- a CDS encoding NAD(P)/FAD-dependent oxidoreductase, which produces MAKQEHILIIGAGLCGSLLALRMAQRGYKITLMEKRPDLRAVHQDAGRSINLALSDRGLKGIRLVGLEDRVKDLCIPMNGRMLHDKESNTLFSPYSGRTDEYINSISRTDLNIMLLNAADEYDTLQVHFNQACTNVDLKNATATFTDYHTKEEQTITADIILGADGAGSAVRKSMYMSRDFLFSFSQDYLGHGYKELTFPPAENGGYRTEKNALHIWPRGRDMIIALPNLDGSFTVTLFIDYEDAPDSFASLDSPAAITEYFTRQFPDAIPMMPELVKEYEENPVGPLGTIKCHPWSAFGKTCILGDAAHAIVPFYGQGMNASFEDVVVFDETLDAFGDQGWEKVFKEFEKTRKPDTDAIADLAVDNFHEMKEHTAHPMFQEKRKLETQFEKEFPTEYYSKYSLVTFNEAIGYKEAMTRGRAQNKAILNLLDDGLLPDSLSLKAKLKKVQQATEDILHDDAIAGNI
- a CDS encoding FMN-binding negative transcriptional regulator, whose amino-acid sequence is MYIPEIYKNENPEEIRSFLKENAFGILVTNLDGKSCATHIPLELSKRPDGTEIIHAHISKMNEQVAHLNNGAEALCIFNGPHSFISASWYDFEEVSTWNYTAVQVRGNVLLLDKEGTYKSIKALMDKYEAPQKNPIDMDALSEKTLRQINGVVAFEIEITSVEAVKKMSQNRNDKNHAAVVSSLRENGTPNDKAVADEMECLRNK
- the kynU gene encoding kynureninase, which produces MVYENNLAFAKAQDEKDPLKEYRNHFYIPVDKEDNELIYLCGNSLGCQPKSVAQYIEQELNDWADLGVEGHFKEETPWMSYHEELAKPMAHIVGAKPSEVVIMNTLTTNLHLMMVSFYNPTPSRHKIIIESDAFPSDKYAVESQIRQRGYDPETSLILWQPREGEELCRYEDLEALVKEHGDSVALLLIGNTNYYSGQCYPIKKITDLGHNNGSKVGFDLAHGVGNIMPDLHESGADFAVWCTYKYLNSGPGSLGGCFVHERHHTDKNIQRFTGWWGQNKDTRFNMRKGFDPIPTAEGWQLSNPPILSMAAVKASLDIFEEAGMSNIRAKSEKLTGYLEFLVNELNNEHIAIITPSDPAQRGCQLSIQVKNADKSLHKKLTEAGVISDWREPDVIRVAPAPLYNSYQDVFEMVERLKKIL
- a CDS encoding 7-carboxy-7-deazaguanine synthase QueE, producing the protein MTKQALDSLQAQIDLGEMLPLMEEFYTIQGEGFHKGTAAYFIRVGGCDVGCHWCDVKESWDAAIHPPTNANTIAENAAKYSDTIVVTGGEPLMWDMNPLTKKLKSLGLTTHIETSGAYQLSGDWDWICLSPKKRMLPTQSVLEKANELKVIIFNKSDFDFAEKHAAQVGEDCILYLQPEWSVRDKMVPLIVDYVMKNPKWKVSLQTHKYLNIP